The DNA window AGAGCTTCTCGAGGCCCTCACACGCTATCTCGGCGGCCTCACCAGCCTCGATTAACTCAAATCGCGCCGCGTCGTGCGCCTCTGAGGGCAAGCGCCGGATAACAGTGGCGTCGAGGTCGGCAAGGAAGCCCGATCCGTCCACCGGGTCATAGAGGGACTCGAGGAACCTTCGCGTCTCACGGTATTCGAGCTCAACCGTGAACTGATCGGTTGCCACATCCTCCAGCGTGTGAGCCTCGTCTATGATCACCGACTTGAACGGGAAATTTACACCCGCGAGCAACAGCGAATGGTTTACCACGACTATGTGCGAGCGCCTGGCCCGGTAAAGCGCCCGCCGGTAGAAACAGTAGCCTCCCTGGGCAAACTTGCACCTGCCGCCCGGGCATTCGCGGTGATTTGCCATCACCAGCTCATCGAGGCCGTGAAGGTGCGGCACGTTCAACAGCGAGACATCTCCCGTCTCGCTCTCCGTGATCCATGTGAGAAGCATGCCAAATGCGCCGAGCTGCCGCTCGGAGAGCCTCTTCCTGCCGCTGACGAGCGTCTGCAACTTGCGAAGGCACAGGTAGTTGCTGTAACCCTTGAGAACCGAGTAACGGAACGAACCCTCCCCGAGCGCCCCCTCGAGTGTCGGAAGGTCTTTGGTGTGCAACTGGTCCTGCAGGTTGAGAGTGCGGGTCGAGACCACGACCGGGTACCCCGTGGCTTTCGACACGAGCACGGCCGGCGCCAGGTACGCGAGCGACTTGCCGGTGCCCGTGCCCGCCTCGATGAGCAGTATGCTGTCTTCCTCGAAGGCGCGCCTGGTGGCCTCCGCCATCTCTGTCTGCTCGTCACGCTCTTCGTAATCGCCGAACTGGCGAGCCAGCGGCCCGGCAGACGCGAATATCGCGCGCACTTCCTCCGCGGGGACATGGCACGGCGCCGACAAACCATCGAGCGGCGGGATATTTTCCCAGAAGCGATCTTTTTGCGCGACGTCGTCAAGATTGAGCGCCTCGGGCTTCCTGCCACCGGTTCTCTCGTCCAGCACTCTTCGCGCCAGCAACGTCAATCCGCCTGCGTGCGCCGGCCCATGGTCGGCCAGCGCACGCAGAAGCGCGACAGACACATTGTAGAGACCGTTTACAAGGACGTGAAAAACATGCAACAGTGTTTCGGCGTCGTCCATGGCGCGATGAGTACGGCCTGTATCGATACCCCAGATGCCCGCGAGATCGGCCTGCCTGTGTCCGCGCAGGGACGGCATCAGCATCGTCGCAAGGTCGTGCGCGTCAATGTAAGGGTTCGTGAAACGGCCATGCCCCATGCGGTCATAGAGAGCCCGGAGGAAATCCTCCTCGAAGCGCGAGTACGCCACGATCGTGCGCTCGCCGAGAAACTCCACGAACTCTTCGAAGAACTCGTCCATGGAAGGCGCGCCGGATACCATTTCATCATCTATTTCCGTCAGCATGCGGATCTGACAGGGGATCTCGCAACCGGGGTTGATAAGCGTTGACAGACGTCCCACGGCCTTATCGCCCGTAGCGAGTATTGCGCCGATCTCAATTATTCTGTCGCGCGCCGCGTCAAAGCCGGTTGTCTCGAAGTCGAGAACGCAGTACTCCATATCTCCCTCGAGCAACGCCTGAAACTCACGGGAGAGCGTGGGAAAAGACAGGTATTTTTTCTTGACGTCCGCGCTCGCGCGCAGAAACAGGTCGTCAGGCAAAACGCCTCAATTCTCTAAACGTTGACTGGCACTAACCGCGCGTGGATGTATCCAAAAGTCGAAGGTAAAAGTATAGTATATCCCACACACAACCGTGGAGGTGGATTTGTCCTGACGGATAGCGCGGTTCTCAAAACTGTTTCAATAAGCTCATCGTCCAAGAACTCGGGCAAGAGCACGGTTGCGTCTTTTCTCGTTGGTGAACTCGGCGCCGACTACGGCCTGAAAGTCAGCCACGGCAACCACGCACCAGCCCCTATCGTCACCGAACCCGAGATCATCTCTCGGCCCGGCACTGACACCGCCGCGCTCGTTCGAGCCGGCGCGAAGAAAGTAGTCTGGGTGAACGCCGACGCCGGGACGCTCGAGAACGCGCTCGAGCAAGCGCTCGCGCTGTTCTCTGAAGGCGGAGTCCTGGTGGCGGAAGGAAACAGCGCGCTGGAACGCCTCTCGCCCGACTTCGCGGTATTTCTCATGACGGCGCCGTTTGAGGAGTTCAAGCCCTCCGCCTCCCCCGCGCTCGAGAAGGCGAACCTCGTCCTTGTCGACTTGCGATGGGCACTCGCAGACACCTCGAAAAAGGTTATCAGTGCCGGTCTCCACGCGCGAGCCCCGAACGCCCGTACAATCTTCTACTCAGACAAACAGGGGTTCACCGAAGCGCTCGAGGAAACCGCGCGCCTCGCCAGAAAAAAAGTAGCATTATAGCAAAAACGCAACACATGGGGTCAAGCCCCACGTGTTGCGTTTTAATCTCTTTTCCGGCTCGACGCTTACCTGGCAACCTCAGCCACAGGCGTCGCTTTCACCTTGCCGAACGTCTTGCGAACCACAAATCGGTTGAAGAGCGGTGTGCATGCGTTGCCGATAAGTATCGAGTACGCCACCGCCCCTGTGGGCGCCGCGTATAACCTTATCACCACTATCAGCACGCCGATCAGCACGCCGTACAGTACCTGCGCAACCCTGCAGTCAGGGCTCGTCACCCAATCGGTGGCCATGAAGAATGACCCGAGCATGACACCCCCGGCGAGGATCATGTAAAGCGGGTTCTGCCCCAGTATCGCCGAGAGGATAAACACTGTTCCAATGATCGAGGCCGGTATATGCCAGGTTATATGACCCTTGTACATGAGGTAAGCCGCGCCCACCAGTACGGCAAGCACCGACACTTCGGCCACCGCGCCACCCGCGTGGCCGAGGAATAGCTCCAGATACCCCGGTCGAACGCCGGCGAGCGAGCCACCTTTGATAAATGTGAGAGGCGTTGCCGTAGTCACGCCATCCAGACTCCCAAGAGAGTAGGACGCGTTTGCCATTGCCCAGAACCTCGATATCACAAGCATCGATACGAAGCCGAACAGCGCCGGGTTGAACATGTTGCGGCCCAACCCGCCCATGAGCTCTTTTACTATTGCCACCGCTATGACCGTACCAATCATCGCATACCAGAACGGCACCGCCGGCGGGAGAAGAAGACCCACAAACAGGCCCGTCACTATCGCGCTGAAATCGTCGATAGTCACACTGCGCTTCATCAGCTTGCGCATGACCCACTCCGAACAGATAGCCGCCACGACACAAGCCGCCAGGTTCACTATCGCGTAGAGCCTGAAGAACCCGATAGCAACAACAATCACGGGCATGAGGGCGATAGCAACGTCCCTCATAGCCGAACCAACCTCATCCTTGCTCACTATGTGCGGCGGCACCGACATAATAAATTCACGGTCTGCCATGCAAATCTCGCCCCCTTTCATTTCTTAGCCGCAGCGGCAAGTTCCGCCTTGGCTTTGCGCACGTAAGCAATGTGCCGTATTCGAGCCGGGCACACGTAAGAGCAACAGCCACACTCAAAACAGTCATTCGCCCCGTACTTCTCAGTAAGGTTCCACCGCCCGCGCTTTGCCTGCTTCACTATGAAGTTCGGCATCAGGAACATCGGGCAAACATCTCCGCACTTGTTACACCCAACGCACTGCTGTTCCGCACTCTCTTCCACGGCCTCCGCAGGTAAAACCACGATGCCGCTTGTCCCCTTAACGACCGATGCCGACAGATCTTTCTGCGCGAAGCCTGTCATCGGACCACCCATTATCACCTTGCCAGGATTGCCAATGATGCCCCCGCACTGCTCGATCACATGCGCTATTGGAGTCCCTACCTTGACATTGATGTTCCTGGGATTCTTGATGCCCGGGCCAGTAACTGTGATGACGCGTTCTATAACCGGCTTTCCCGTGGCCGCCGCGTCGTAGAGAGCTACCGCTGTCTGCGCGTTCTGCACCAGCACACCGACCTCGCTCGGCAACTTGCCGGGCGGAACCCTGCGTCCGGTGATCGCGTCGATGAGCATTTTCTCGGCACCCTCGGGGTATTTGACCTCGAGCACCGATACCTCGAGTCCCGGCTCTCCCGAGAGCTTCGCCGAGAGCAAATCGGCCGCGTCCATCTTATTGGCCTCGATCCCAATGATGCCGCGCTCCGCGCCAACAGCTTTCATCATGAGCTTGAGACCTTTGATGAGATCGTCAGGCCTCTCGAGCATCAGCCGGTGGTCGCAGGTCAGAAACGCCTCACATTCGCAACCGTTAATTATGACAGTATCAATGGATTTGCCCTTTGGCGGCGCGAGCTTTACATAACTCGGGAACGCCGCGCCTCCCAGGCCGACCAATCCGGCCTCCTTGGCGATCTCCCTGATCTGCTCGGGCGTCAGATTGCTTACGTCACGCGTGTCGGTAAACTTGCCAGGCTGACCTGGATCCACCGAGATAACAACACATGCAACAGAAGCGCCTGTAAAGTTTTTTCGCTCTTCAACAGCCTTCACCGTTCCTGATACGCTGGCGTGCGCTGGCGCCGAGATGAAGGCCTCACTAGACCCTATTTTCTGGCCAACCTCCACTCTGTCACCGACTTTCACAGTCGCCTGGTTTGGCGCGCCGACGTGCTGCTGCATCGAGATCACCACTTCAGTAGGGAGAGAGATGTCTTCTGTCGCCTTGCCGGCGGTGGCCTCCTTCTGATATGGGGGATGTATCCCGCCACGGAATGTCTTAAGTTCCACCAGTTTTCCCTCCTCTCCTATTTATCCAACTTGTTTTTTTCTTCGAGGCCGCGGTTTCGGGCGTTGATAACGCCGTTTACAACCATAGCCGCAACGAGCCCGACAGCGGCAAGCCCGCCGTACGGCCTAGCCATGGACTTCCACAACTTGACCGAAGCAGGCACGGACGGATTCACCGGAAGAGCGTACTTCTCCGGAGAAGCCGACAGCACGTACAGATAACGCAAGCCTCCGAGCTGATCCTTGCCATAAACCTGTGCCTCCGCGACGCCAGCCTTCTTCAACTGTTCCACCTTGAGCTCCGCCCTGTAAAGAAGCTCTTGCCTGCCGCCAAACAACAGCGCTCCCGGAGCGCACGCCTTGACGCACGCCGGCGTGTCGTAACCGTCCATGGCATTTGAAACCCTGTCCAGGCACAACGTGCAACGGTAGACGCCCTTCTTCTTCTGGTTATAACCTGGAACGTCAAATGGACATACCGCTCTGCAATAGTTGCATCCGATGCACTTTTTTGGGTCGGTCGCTACCCTCTTGATTATCGAACCATCCGCCAGATTGAACTTCTCATGCTTCGTCGCCCCTGACGGGCAAACCTCAACGCACGCCGCGTCGGTGCAATGCATGCACTGGTGCTTGGTGAACAACCAGCTCATCTGCCCATTGAAGTGCTCATTAAACAGGATGCGCATCCAGGTGTTCGAACCAAGAGACGGCGGGTTCTCGTAAGAACCAAGATTGGTCGTCCTCTCGGCCGGGTTCTGATTCCACTGCTTGCAGGCAATCTGACATGCGCGGCAAGCTGTACATCTTGTCGAATCAACCAGAATTGCCTTTTCGGTTCCATGTCCATCTATCATGCCACGTCACCTCCTATGCTTTTTCGATGTTGACCAGGAACGCTTTGTACTCCGGGATCATGGTGTTGGCGTCACCAACGTGCGGGGTCAACTGGTTTGCCGCGTAGTTATTGCCGTTGGGCCCCCCGGTTGAGTAACCTGTGTAGCCAAAGTGCCACGGGATGCCAACCACATCAGTTTTCACTCCGTTTATGGTCATTGGCTGCACCCTGTCTGTGACAAGCGCAACCGCGCCCACTTCGCCCCTGACGGACTTGACCTTCACGCGGGTGCCATTGCTGATACCTTTACGTTTGGCGAGATCCTTGGACATTTCCACCAACATCTCCGGTTGTAGTTCTGCAAGCCAGGGCAAGTTGCGGGTCATCTGTCCCGCCTGCCAGTGCTCGGTTAGCCTGAATGTCATACAGACTATTGGATAGTTTTTGTCGCCTACCTCCGCCAGCTTATCCATATCTGAATCCCAGATCTTTATGACCGGGTTATTCTGGCTCTTGCTCATGCTGTTCTCGCACGGCGCCTCCACCGGCTCGTAGTGTTCGGGAAAAGGCCCGTCCGTAAACGCGCTGCCGGGAGCGAAGAGATGGCCCATGCCAAAGTTGAGCATTATATACGGATTAGCCGCGGATACGGCGGGTGGCACAGGCGGCTTGTCCGGCTTGGTTGCATCGACAAACGCGAAGTCTGCGACATCGTTGTTGACCCATTTCGCCCCGTCCCACTGAACCAGGTTCTTGTCCTTGTTCCACGGCTGGCCCGCAGGATCCGCCGAACAGCGGTTGTACAATATCCGTCGGTTGACCGGCCACGCGAACGTCCACTTCGGGAAAAGACCCAGCCCGCTGGGATCCACGTTCTCTGCGCGCTTGGAGAGATTACCTCCTGTCAACGGATAGACATCCTCAGTCGGATAAACGCCCGAGTACACCCAGCAGCCACAGGCAGTGGATCCGTCATCCTTCAGCGCTGTGAAGTTCAAGACCTGCTTCTTGTCAGCCCACGTAAACCCGTTTATCTCTTTTAATACCACATTTGGGTCGGGCTCTTCCCCGTACGGCCAGTACAGGTTGACGATAGCCTCGCGATTCGGCGCCTTCTTGTCAGCGACATAGAGTTCGCGAAGCTTCAGCATTACCTGGCTTATTATCGCGGCATCCGGCCGCGCCAGGCCTGGAGGGTCAACCGCTTTGTAACGCCACTGCATCCAGCGGCCGCTGTTGGAAATTGTGCCCTCCTTTTCGACGGAGGAAGCCGCGGGGAGAAAGAACACCTCTGTATCTATCTTGCCGGCATCAGCGTCCGGCCTCTTCCAGAAAGCCGACGTCTCGGTCTCCCACAGGTCAACCGCGACAAGCCAATCCAGATTCTCTAGGGCTTTGCCTTCCATGTTTGAGTTCGGCCCGCCCACGCATGGATTTTGTCCCCAGCAAAACATTCCCTTGACCTCTTTTTTGTAAAGAGCCTCAAAAATGGCGATATGACTGTAGTTCTTGCCATCTTTGACCTTGGGGAGCCACTGATAACCAAACTCGTTTTCGGGTTTGGCGTTGTCCCCCCAGAACGCTTTCAACAGGCTCACTGTAAACTTTGGCCCGTTTTTCCAGAAAGCCGTTCCAGCGCTCTTAACTCTCGTCTCGTTGTGTGTCTTGAGATCCGGAAGTGTCGTGCTGTTCGGCACCGCCAAGTACCCTGGCAGGATGTGCCAGAGAAGCGCGTGATCCGTTGAGCCCTGAACGTTGGATTCGCCCCTGAGAGCCGCGATCCCACCGCCGGGAACCCCGATGTTCCCAAGCAATAGCTGCAGAATGGCAAATGAACGGATGTTCTGTGTGCCACAAGTGTGGTGGGTGAGGCCCATCGCGTAGAGATGCACTCCGCTCTTCCCGCGCTCATGCGTGGCGCAGTAGGTTTTAGATATCTCATCGAACTTCGCTTTTGAGATACCGCATATCTTCTCGACCATCTCGGGCGTGTACCTGGAATAATGTTTCTTCAAAAGCTGAAACACGCACTGCGGGTTCTGGAAAGTCGGATCCTTCAGGGGCACCGCATCCGGCAGCGGCTTGCCGTCGGGACCAATCTTGTCCATCTGGTAACTCCAGGTGACCGGGTCGTACTTCCGCTTCTCCTCGTTGTAGCCGGAGAAAAGGCCCGTCTCCTCATTGAACTTGTATCCAGGATTGACCAGGAACGAGAAGTTGGTGTACACCTTTACGTAATCCCAGTCAATGGTGTTGTTTTCGATAGCATAGTTGATGATCCCGCCACAGAACGCGATGTCAGTCCCCGGGCGAATTGCTGAATAGATATCCGCCTTGGATGCCGTGCGCGTGAACCGCGGATCTACCACTATCAGCTTTGCCGGATCCTTTTCGCGATGCATGGCCTCATTCATCCATTTGAACGCGAGTGGATGCGTCTCAGAAGTATTGGAGCCACATGCCAAAAAGCAGTCTGAGTTCTTGAGGTCGATGAAGTGGTTGGTCATAGCGCCCCTGCCGAAAGAACCGGCCAGGCCGGGAACCGAGGGTGAGTGACAGATGCGAGCCTGGTGCTCCAGATAAGCAATGCCAAGGCTTCTCGCGAACTTGGTAAGCAGGTAGCACTCTTCGTTATCCAGCGAAGCTCCACCGAAGTTGGCGATGGCTTCTGTGCGGTTGCACTTTACCTTCTTCCCTGTCGGCTTTCCCTCCTTGTCAAGTATTTCATCCTCGAGAATCCAGTTGTTGTCCCTTGTTTCTTTTACCTTCCTGGCAATACGCGTGATTGCGTCTTCCCAGGAAATCTCTTTCCAGGACGATGAGCCAGGCGCTCTGTATAGTGGTTTGGTAAGACGCTTCTTGTTCGGCTTGCCATCTACAAACCCTACCTGAATGAGCGACGTGCCCTTGCTGCAAAGCGTGCCCGTATTAATAGGGTGATCCGGATTGCCTTCCGTATTGATGATTTTTCCTTTTTCACTTCTAACCAAAATACCGCAACCCGTCCCGCAGTAAGGGCAGATAGTCGTCGATTCTTTTCCCGTGGAGATGCGTAGCGGTTCGGTCGCTGCCAGTGCGGGAACGCTGAAGCCCAGGTTTGCCAGTGCCGCAGTGCCGATACCCGCACCTGACAGCTTCAGGAAATCCCTACGTGTTAGTTCCATGTTCCCCTCGCTTTCTTTGGTTTCCCTGCCGTCAATTCACGAAATATAACACAAAATCAATTTACCTGTAAGAAGAACTCGAGTCCCACCTCCCGATGCTCATCCATGGTTCCGGCAAAACCGATATCCTTATCGAGCTTTTAGTATCCGCCTGAAGCGCGATTCAAACCTTTCTTCTTCGCCGCAAGGTCAAGTTTGACCGTCACAATATCTTCCAGCGGTAATAAGACGTCCACGCCGCCGTCCCGCAGGTCAACGACCTTCACATAACGCTTGCAAGCCTTACAGTAGCTGGCCCTTTTGCTCTCATCATTATCGAGATACAGGAACTCGAGCGAGCCGTGCGAATCATCACAAAACGGGCACTGCGCCCGCTGGACGTTCCACAGGGTATGACATAGCGAACACTCAACAAGCCAGAGGCCATCTTCTTTGCGAAACTTACCCATCAGGGGAACGCATCCGCAAACGGGGCATTTGCCCCGCCGCCATAACGACTGCTCCATTTCAACCGGTTGAATACTAGCGCTTTTCCTGTAAAACGGCACAAGCGCCTCCCACAAAATACTCCCGGCAAACGCCAAATTCCGCTCCGCGGACTCGCCAGTGGGCACAAAATCAAGTTTCTCGCCCGAGAGCACTTTATTTCGTGTGTCTGAGAAGCGCTCATCGGAAAGCCCTTCCCAGGATAGTAGTTCCTCGCGGTATGAGAAACCACCGACCTTCAGTTTGTCGATTGCCAGGCATATCCGATATGCCAGGACTCGAAATTCGGCCACGTCTATTTCGAAGCTGAACGGATCCAGAAGCGGCTTGCCTGAGCGCAGGCTCGCTTCCACATCCTCGGGACTCATCGCGTCCAGCGAACAGGAGATCTCTTCAAGGGCGGCCTGCTGAACCTCCATTATGGCACCGTACATCCGAAGCGCGTCGGCGTAATCGGGATAGTGCTTCACGTAGAAGGCTACGGATTCGCGAACCGCTTCGACCCCCGGGGTAATCACAAGCAACTCTCCTTTCCAACGTACATTTTCTACAAAAGCGTATGAAATCTCCGTCGATCCAATCCGCGCGCGGTCAGCTTCCAACGTCCGCTTCCAGGGCAGCCGCGGCGGCCCTTCGTTTTCGCGTCGTAATCCATGCCAGCGCGATGCTTATTATATAGAGGATAAACATTGGAATCGCCACAAGCGTCATAGTGACAGGACTCCAGTCGGGTGTTAGCAAAGAGGCGGCAAGCAGGATGATGATCACAGCCCAGCGCCACTGCTTCTGCAACTGCTCGGGGGTTACCACGCCCATCGCGACAAGCATCCAGATAAACACAGGGGTCTCGAAGGAAGCGCCCAGACCCAGCATGAACCATCCGGCGAAATTAACGTACTGGTTGGCTGATATCACCGGCCTCATCTGTGTGCCGGCGACTCCGAGCAGCCACTTGATGCCCGCGGGCATAATGAACTTGTAGCCGAAGGCGACTCCCGCCACGAAGAACGCGACGATCGTCAACATGACAAGCACCATGTACCCGCGTTCCTTGCGCTTCAGCGCGGGGGAGACAAAAGACAGTATCTCAAAAAGGATCACGGGCAAAGAGAGAAGAAGTCCGCCGAAGATCGCCAGCTTGAGCTTGACCAGAAACGGCTCCATAAGCCCCATGTAGTTCAAGTTCAAGGTGATGCCGCCGGCGGGGGCTTTCAGAATCTCCAGAATGTCCCACGCGAAGATCCACCCGACCGCAACCGCCACCGCGAGCGCGATAAAAGTTACGATTATCCTGCGGCGAAGCTCCTCCAGGTGCTGGAAGTAAGTCATCTGACCAGGATGAAACGGGACACTGAACGCCAATTACGCCGCCCTGGCTCTATGAGTTCTGCTCGGAATTGGAACCGGATCCATCGAGGCTTTTCTGTACCTCTTCTTGAACCTTGTCGGTCGAGTCGCGGAACGCGCGCAGCGCCTGACCTACAGACTGCCCAACCTTTGGGAGGCGGGACGGCCCGAAGATAACAAGCGCGATGACCATTATGATTACCAGTTCCGTCGGTCCGAGTCCAAACATCTGAAAACTCCTTTGTCTCGAGAATTGAGCGCAATCATATCACACGCAAGGGCAAAAGCGCCCCGTTCAGTAGCCAAGTTCGCGCAAACGCCAGTCGGGAAGCCCGAAGTGATGGGCGATCTCGTGCAAAACCACCTCGCGGACAACATCGGTCACGGATCTGCGCGTCTGCCGCGCGTACTGCTCGATCGGTTCCTTGTATATCGTTATCTTATCAGGAAGAACAAGGGAGTAACCACGGCCGCGGCTAGTCGGAGGGACACCTTGATACAGCCCGAGCAAAGCGCTGTGTTCGGTAATCCCCGCCGCATCGAGGTCGGAGCGGTCAGGGTGCTCCTGTGCCACTACGCTAACGTTGCCCTCGTCGAGAGCGGCTGAGAAGTCCTCCGGCAAACCTTCGA is part of the Candidatus Anoxymicrobium japonicum genome and encodes:
- the fdnG gene encoding formate dehydrogenase-N subunit alpha → MELTRRDFLKLSGAGIGTAALANLGFSVPALAATEPLRISTGKESTTICPYCGTGCGILVRSEKGKIINTEGNPDHPINTGTLCSKGTSLIQVGFVDGKPNKKRLTKPLYRAPGSSSWKEISWEDAITRIARKVKETRDNNWILEDEILDKEGKPTGKKVKCNRTEAIANFGGASLDNEECYLLTKFARSLGIAYLEHQARICHSPSVPGLAGSFGRGAMTNHFIDLKNSDCFLACGSNTSETHPLAFKWMNEAMHREKDPAKLIVVDPRFTRTASKADIYSAIRPGTDIAFCGGIINYAIENNTIDWDYVKVYTNFSFLVNPGYKFNEETGLFSGYNEEKRKYDPVTWSYQMDKIGPDGKPLPDAVPLKDPTFQNPQCVFQLLKKHYSRYTPEMVEKICGISKAKFDEISKTYCATHERGKSGVHLYAMGLTHHTCGTQNIRSFAILQLLLGNIGVPGGGIAALRGESNVQGSTDHALLWHILPGYLAVPNSTTLPDLKTHNETRVKSAGTAFWKNGPKFTVSLLKAFWGDNAKPENEFGYQWLPKVKDGKNYSHIAIFEALYKKEVKGMFCWGQNPCVGGPNSNMEGKALENLDWLVAVDLWETETSAFWKRPDADAGKIDTEVFFLPAASSVEKEGTISNSGRWMQWRYKAVDPPGLARPDAAIISQVMLKLRELYVADKKAPNREAIVNLYWPYGEEPDPNVVLKEINGFTWADKKQVLNFTALKDDGSTACGCWVYSGVYPTEDVYPLTGGNLSKRAENVDPSGLGLFPKWTFAWPVNRRILYNRCSADPAGQPWNKDKNLVQWDGAKWVNNDVADFAFVDATKPDKPPVPPAVSAANPYIMLNFGMGHLFAPGSAFTDGPFPEHYEPVEAPCENSMSKSQNNPVIKIWDSDMDKLAEVGDKNYPIVCMTFRLTEHWQAGQMTRNLPWLAELQPEMLVEMSKDLAKRKGISNGTRVKVKSVRGEVGAVALVTDRVQPMTINGVKTDVVGIPWHFGYTGYSTGGPNGNNYAANQLTPHVGDANTMIPEYKAFLVNIEKA
- the tatC gene encoding twin-arginine translocase subunit TatC, yielding MAFSVPFHPGQMTYFQHLEELRRRIIVTFIALAVAVAVGWIFAWDILEILKAPAGGITLNLNYMGLMEPFLVKLKLAIFGGLLLSLPVILFEILSFVSPALKRKERGYMVLVMLTIVAFFVAGVAFGYKFIMPAGIKWLLGVAGTQMRPVISANQYVNFAGWFMLGLGASFETPVFIWMLVAMGVVTPEQLQKQWRWAVIIILLAASLLTPDWSPVTMTLVAIPMFILYIISIALAWITTRKRRAAAAALEADVGS
- a CDS encoding twin-arginine translocase TatA/TatE family subunit; the encoded protein is MFGLGPTELVIIMVIALVIFGPSRLPKVGQSVGQALRAFRDSTDKVQEEVQKSLDGSGSNSEQNS
- a CDS encoding electron transport complex subunit RsxC, producing MELKTFRGGIHPPYQKEATAGKATEDISLPTEVVISMQQHVGAPNQATVKVGDRVEVGQKIGSSEAFISAPAHASVSGTVKAVEERKNFTGASVACVVISVDPGQPGKFTDTRDVSNLTPEQIREIAKEAGLVGLGGAAFPSYVKLAPPKGKSIDTVIINGCECEAFLTCDHRLMLERPDDLIKGLKLMMKAVGAERGIIGIEANKMDAADLLSAKLSGEPGLEVSVLEVKYPEGAEKMLIDAITGRRVPPGKLPSEVGVLVQNAQTAVALYDAAATGKPVIERVITVTGPGIKNPRNINVKVGTPIAHVIEQCGGIIGNPGKVIMGGPMTGFAQKDLSASVVKGTSGIVVLPAEAVEESAEQQCVGCNKCGDVCPMFLMPNFIVKQAKRGRWNLTEKYGANDCFECGCCSYVCPARIRHIAYVRKAKAELAAAAKK